The Aspergillus fumigatus Af293 chromosome 5, whole genome shotgun sequence nucleotide sequence TGAGAGTGAGGCGCTTGCTCAAGCTCGGAGACTCGATTCCTCCTGCTTATATTCAGCTTGAAGACTAAAGTCGCCGTCCATTAGGAACGGAGGAGAAACGGAGACCAAGTCTTATGATTTACTCTGTACACGAGTCACATTATATCCTTTCAGAATACGAAAGAACTGTTACCCCGCGCGTTTTCCTATGTTCATGACGAATGAAATGAAACAAACCTAAGCGCTGAGCACAGCCGCACCCTGAAAAAGCAACTCCGGAGTGAACTGAGTGTGTCAGATAAGACAGCTGTCTCCAGGGCTGGATTTGCCGCCCATTTATTTCCAAACTCCTAGAAATAGAACTTTTGCATATTACCATCATGAAAATCTCTGCCCTTCTAACGACTCTCGGGCTTCTGCTCGCTGGGGCCGCTGCCATCGAGATGGTTTGAAACCTTCACTGCTGCATCCCCCCTCTGCTGAAACAATGGACACAGGAAGTCCGAGAAGAAGTCGACAGTGACTGGATTCTAATTCCCGTCGATGACGAAGTGTGCAAGACATTCGACGTGGAGTATGTCTCTTGCTTATGAAACCTAATATCTCCCGGGCCCTCGCTAACCAGTCTCAGAGTCGTGCAGATTAACCTCGTCCCCTGGTCCAACGGCGGAAAGTCTTTCCTTTGCAGAATATACGCGTGGGTTCCTTTCAGCACAATGTTTTCTGATGCAATGAGACGAGACATTAGCTGACCTCTCCGAAGGCTTCCTGAATGTCAAGGCGAGTACATGGGACAAATCCCGTCCAATCACCCGCTGACCGGCCTTCTTGATCCCCCGAGATGGTCTGTTTACTGCTGGACGGCGTGCTGCTGGCCGTGAGAAGTGTTTACATGGATCGAGCAGTCATTGAACctgacgatgatgtgatgTACAGAGTGACTTGAATTACCTGGTTGCTTAGTTGCTATGCATGACAACGCTCATCAAGAGACAGATTCTTTCTTTGGATCATGAGGAGGCTGTAATCATGAAGTAGATTATTTCTTTACTCGGCAAGGCAGCAGTCCTCATATCTAGTGCTCTCATCATTTTCCTTGATACCTTATCTTTGTTGAGCGCCAATCAAATATATCTTGCCTGTAGTCGTGGCTGCTCTTCACGCGATTGGCGTTTTGCCGATTTGACTGCTTGCAAGCTGATATCTGTCTTCTGCTCCAGCGGAAATCTGACAATGCAAGATATTCATGCCTCAGTGCCTTGAAAACGGAAGTGCCTTGCGACACACCGTCAGGCAGAGCACTCTCTTCAGTGTAAACTCCAGAGTCCCTCGCCATCTGCAAGTGATATGATATCCTCTACATCCAAACAAACCTTGCCTTATATTGAAGTAAGGCTTAGACAGCCTCTTGATGTCTGTTATTGATTGTCCATGATAAAGAGGACTCCCTGGCCTGGAGATCGTAATTGGCGCCGTGCGCCAAGTGGTTTCGAATCGCAGACTTCTTGTTGTTCTCAACCGCGACTTCTAACGGAGTGCTCTCCTTTTGCGCGCCTGCTTCAAGTAGGAGATACACTACTTCGCTATGCCCTTCTGCTAAGGCGTGCATCAGTGGAGTAGTGCCGTTTTTGTCTGGAAGATTAGGATTTGCGCCCTCTTCGAGCAAGAGTCGAACCCCCGCAGGATGACCATTCTTCGCTGCTAAACACAATGGGGTAAGGCCGTATGTGGTGGTGTCTATATTCCTGGAATCGGTACTGGCTCTAGCGTCGGCTAGCATGGTCCAGACATGACCGTCCTTGAGATTCATCTCTCCCCCCTGGCCAAGGAAGTTGGATTCACACCCAATTTTAGCCGCGGTATACATGTCCGCCACAGGCCTCGCCCCATAGCGATGTAGAAGCATTGCCAGCCTTTCATGACCCTTCCCGACGGCAATCTGGAAGGCAGTGGACAAACACCGGTCTCTTGCATTAACCTGATAGCGGTTATTGAGCAGCGCCTCTACCTCGTCCTCAAGGCCTAACTCAACCGCCAATTGAAGACGTGTTGTTTCCTCTTTTAGACTCTGGACCCACGCATCGAACTTCTCGTCGCTCATCAACAGTTTCCCAACAAGGGAGTGATTGAGAGGTTGCTTCCTGGCATGATACAACCAGCTTTCCGTTGCGTATGCATACAAAGGGTACTTTCGACACCTTTCTTCGTAGTTATACTCGCGCCCACATCCCCTGCCCTCGAAATCATCATAACAAAGATAGGTGACGCATACCTCACCGATAGAGCGATGGGCGTTTGGAAACCAAGACGTCcatgtcttctccagatatTCTTGCATTGTGTAGTGAGCCAAGCTGACGATATGATCCTTCTCATTGTATATGATCAGTCCCGAACAGGAACagatcatctcctccacatcTGGCAAATTTTCTTCATCAAATGAACTTTCTCCAACCACGACAGCCAGAGCATGCTGGAGTTCTGTCAGTGTAAGAGCGCGCCGCGCAAAGGTCAGCCAAGCCAATGCTCGCTTTGCGAGTTCGGCTCGATCTCCTATTTGTTGCCAGATTTGCTTCATCACCTTCTCATACGCTTGCTCGTATACCTCCCATCCAGTCTTGCATTTGTCGAGGGCCTTTTTTATAGCTGTGATACTACATTTTCCCTTTAACGAATCCAAATATACTCTGGCGATCGAAAACCTAGGTTGATCAGTCATTAATCTTCAAACCGTGTCATCGAAAGGAAACTCACATTCCATCGGCTATCTTGAGAATCTCCGAACTGACAAAATCATGGATATCTGACCTTCTTCGAACCATGGTGGGTAGGTTGCTCTCAACATATCGTTTCACATCTGCGTCACTAGCTCGGATCTCTACTGAAGGAAGGTTTTGGAACTTCGAGATAATATCCGGAAGAAACCTAGCAGTTGCCATGAAGCTAATATTGAGATGTCGTTGGAGGTCGAGGACATGGGAAATCAGATGTGTCCGCGTTCCGTCAAAGTCGGAGCATTCGTCCAATGCGTCGATGATTATATAAACATGTGAATATAACCTTAAAGTGACATCCAGCATCTGCAGAATATCACCAAGCTGTGGTTGCATTTCATTCCTCTGATATGTCTTATAAAACGTCTGGATTTGCTCCGGGATGTGGCACAGGCCTCGTATGAGCTGCCCCAGGATACTTGCCAGTATAGTGTCTAACTTCTGGTTTTCTTGCTGCTGGAAATTGCAGAAGATGTAAGCAAAAGCAATATCGTCGTTTTGTCCATGCTTTTCTCGAAGGTAGTCCACCACAATGGATGTCAGTACCGTCTTTCCTGCGCCAGGAATGCCAGGGCAAAAAAGGacccccttctccttctcccatTGACGGAACGCATCTGTTTCGAAGATCCACTGTCCAGTACCGTCTTGTCGCTCACGTATATTTGCACTCTGCTGTGATGGATAATCAGTTGGGCAAAGCCAGCTAGCAATCAGTTGCCGTTCTTTGTCATGACTGCGTTGAACCAACATCTGCAACCCAGGGTCAGTACTCGGAACGATGGTTTGCCTTGATGAGATTTCGATTAGCATTCGAAGCATTCAATTAGGGGCCCCACACTGACAGTTTCACTTCATCAATCGGCATGTGGAAGAACAGCTGCCTAGCatatgctgctgctgctgccgctgcaaAACCCTCCCACTGATCGTTATTGTGCGAATCGCAGTAGTGTGAAATACCTCGAATGACGAGGCAACGGAAGTCGGCCATCGCTCCAGCAGCCTCCCTTTCGAAACACAGGGCTCCGTATTCCTTGGCGAGCTTGTCCCTCAGTGCACTGTCCTTTATCACGAGCTCTCCAGACGCCACGGTACCTCGGTGTACCACAATGAGTTCATCAACTTCATGTATCTCGCGTTTGATAATGTGTGCTGTGTCGCATCCACTCTCTTCGCAGGACAGTCCAGGGCAGGGATGCTTGTAATCAGCCGGGAATAGCCTGTCATTTTCGATACCAGGGAACTCAAACCGTCGTAGATGTGGCTTGCTTGTGTCTACCCGTTGAATGTTCTTCATGATAGGGTCTTCATTTGATCGAGCACGCTGAGCGGCAAGTGATTGTgcagcaaggagaagaactgTAGGAGGCGGAGCTAATGCCCCAGTCCGCTCAAATACACCATCTCTCGCCTTCCCTTTGTGATATTGGATCACTCCTGGGAATGGTCCGACAGGCTTGCTCACTACCACATGCCCAAGGCGCAGCATGCCACGTTCTGTTATCGTTGGCACACCGCCCCCTATACCAACCAACAGAGCAAAGCGAAGGCTGGGAAATCGGATTCGCATCTGGGTCACCACTGCTGTGGCCGGGTTGTTCCCAGTTTGCCACAATCCAACAATGACGACTTTGTAGCTGGCGATGCTACCAAGATGGTAGATATTGCGGTCATTGGGAGGTTGTGGTAGGGGCTCGTGTTCCTCATCCAGCATTTGCAGAGCCGCAGTAAGCTCGACCTCCAGAGGGCAAACCCATCCGACTGTGTAGTCCTCATGCGTgaacctcttcttctgtatCTCTGCGCTATTTTGGGCCTGATCATCAGCCCCTTGTCTTTCTACCTCACTATCCTCCGCGTGGTCGACACGTTTGAGCATGTTGGGTTTTACTGAGATTGCTATATAGATGGATGTCGCTTTTTTCAATACTCGTACAATCACGAAAAAATCGGTCGAGATACTAGAAAAGCAGATCCAAAGGATATTCAAAAACTGAACAGCGTCAGCCAGGCTGGCCTAAAGGGTCTGTGAGACTCTTCATATCCCCGATTAGCGCCCAATTCTGAAGCAATACCAAGATAAGCCACAGGAGGTGCTACGAATAGCAAGCCGCCGTCTCACCTTTGCGGCGCATAATGGAACAAGGTGATTTGTTCGTTTGTTTTTGCAAACCAGTCTCGCCTTTTCCGCACCTGCTCCTCATTCGTGGCCTTTCAGACCTCCATAAGGTGCATGAGGCTATATATCGCTTTACTCCCCTCAAGAGAACAGAATCGCCGCATCAGGAGCAAAAGACTGAATTTTTATGACTGGCGTCCTATAACTGCTCTCGCCGGTATGTTTGGTTGCCAAAGCCGTTGCCATGGTTTGAGTGTCAATTCTGCTGCTATGCAGGAATACCGTTGCACAGTTTTCAGTGTATCAGTTAGATGATAGGTGTCATACTACATTCAGGTAAATCTCTGAACTACAAGCAATACTACAGGATATGAAATATCCTCTGATTTATCATGGTTAATGACATATACTACTACTGGTTTATTTCTGTGCGGTGAGTTTCTCAAGTAGAGCAACATGAACCTGTGGCTAGGCAGATGGCTTTAACCCAATGAATAACATTAATCAGTGTTACATTTTAACAGATTAAGGTGCTGTATCGCAGAAAACAGCGAGGCTAAGCGGCAGTGACCTTGAGGGTGTGCTGTATATCCCTTTGTCAGCTGAGATGCCGATTAACAATGAAGCATGAACCATACCAGTGGCCCACACACACACTGGATCAACTGCACTACGTTACACTAAAATAGTGATACACAGGAAACAGAAAAATTCTCTCTATGACTGTGACCTACCATCATGGCAATAGTGCATACGTGAGAGTATGGAGACCACAGCACCTCCAGAGGGCCTTGGAAGGAGAGAACTACGACGACTTGTCTGACGCCGTCTCCAAAGCTCTTCCTCATTGAGCAATTCTTCCTATTAAATTCCGGCTAAGATTGGATGCTTACAGTCCGGCTTTGTCTCTTATTACATCCGACGATTTCTGTTCTGTCCCGAGATAAGCATCGTCTGCAAACTTGATTGACCAGATGATCCGAAGTCATGGAGCAAGAGAATATCTGCCGAGGGTTTAGACTTCGTTGGAAGCATGAGGCCTATTGCTCATTGGGTATTTCCGCCATATTGGCTGTCTTCAAACCAATACAAGCATTCCACACTTTGAGTTGTCCATCTTCTAGATATTCCACTTGTTGTAACCCTAAAAGCAAAGGGCGACTTGTCAAGTCAGCCAGCACATTTCCAATGCAGCGGTTCTTAGTCTAGATACAGATTATTATGTGAAGACTGTGATATGATACGGCGAACGGTCCGCCCGATTTTCAATCGGACTGCAGTTCAGCTGGTCATTATATGTGAGATAATTTATATGGATGGCCAAATCCGCACTATATGTCCACCTGATGTATTCTGCGCTGCTTGCGTTGCTAGTACGGTGACAGTCATCCCTTGCGTCGAGTTGATGTCAAATTACTATCTGTTCGGCATAAATATATGATCAGGCAATCAGCCTACAATGGCACACGCCGTTAAGCGCATCGGTCTCGACCATACGGCCAAGTCTTCCACAAAGGACGTAGACTATCAACATGGATGGACTCGATTTCGACACTGCTCCGGTCGAGTTCCAAAAAGTGCGGTGGATAGTGGAGACGCCACTCATTATTGCCGGGGTGGGATGGACGCTGAACTACTTCTTCACTATCCGCAAAGCATATCAGGACCGCATGTCTGGTGTCTCGCTAATAGCTCTATCTAACAACCTGGCTTGGGAAATTGCTTTTGCTCTTATCAATCCACCACCTAATCCTCTGGCGAGGGTCAACTATCCTCTGTGGCTGTCTGTCAATGCTTTTGTCCTATATGCTACCGTCAAATGCGAGAGAGAGTCTGGTCTCCATTCGCCGTTCATGCGGAGACACCTACCCTTTATTGTCCTCATCGGTATTCTAGGCCTGTTGTCCGGGCATCTCGCCTTCTCATCCCATGTTGGTCCCCTGGCAGCTCTCTTCTGGGGCGGGATGTTTTGTCAAGTGACGCTCAGCGCAAGTGCATTGggtctccttcttcagcgtGGCCATACGCGAGGAATGTCATATAAGATGTGGTAGGCTCGGTCTCTCGCAGTGGTCGCTTTAGTAGAACTGTTAAGCGGAAGGCTGATCTCATTAGGCTTACCAGGTTTATTGCCACCGGCGTAACGGTACCGGGGCTGTTCGTGAGAGCCGCCTACTGGCCGGAAAAATGGGACTGGGTCAACAATGTTCTTATGTACTGGCTGGTGGGCGCTTTCTATTGCTTGGATATAGCGTATGGGATGTGTTTGTGGTATTTCCGGAGGCTTGAAAGGATGTCATCTCGAGTCAAGCAAGGGTAGGTCGTCTAGATTGTCTACAAGGTAACAGAAAAATAGGGTTCTGTACACACTTCATACTGTGATTGCTGGTGTTAGAGTTCTCTCGATCCATTGCTTTagcaatatatatatgtatgcATGTATGAGGTATATATGACACTTTGCATATAACACTGCCCCTTACTGTCCACCGGCGATCCCTCTGAGCTGTTGTTCCAGCTTCTCTCGGGTTCATCAGTAAAACCAGCCACATATAAGCCTGTATGCCCCCTGGCAGCGAATAGTATACCATCTGACCTTTAATATGGCGTGGTCATTGTATCCGGAGCATAAACGAGCTTTCCGTCGATGCAGGTAACTTAACTGGTCAGGCAAAAGGTGCGCCAGTGATCCACCGCACCATCATGTCGAGCGCTACATCCGGTCGATCTTGAGGGAGCTATTGCCAGAAGTTAGCCCCAACTACTACGGATTGTATTCTCGACATGTGCTCACCAGATGACCAGCACCATCCACAGTGACAAGTGCAAACCGTGACTCGGTGTCTGCATTACCCACACGAACCCGAACTTCCTTCATGGTACCAACCGTCTCATTCCGGCCTGTCGCTGCAACAGGCGACCTCCAGGGACGTAGGGGCTTCGACGCAAACTCAGCCTGACCCTTCCAGACCAGTGAATGCGCCCAGCGGAGGTTCCCGGCGGTATTGCAGGCGAGATCAAGGTTTCCCTGATACGCCAGGAAATGGACCTGGTTCGCCAGGAGAAAGGCAACCAGATCGGAAGTGGATGTCATACCGTCTGAAGATTTTGCAAAGGCGTCAATGACTGCCTCCGAGACCATTTTGTATTCGGAAATCTGTTTGGGGGGTGACAGAGCGTTCCAGACTGCTGGCGTGTTGAGATACTGTTCAACATGCACAGCTTGGATGTAGCACATGTCGTCGATTTCACAGGGCGCCGTGACTGAATTGGGTACTGCTTAGAAATTGACATATATCTATTCATTCTATTCAACTTACTGTCAAACCTGTTTCGGCCCCCTTTGCCGGACTCATCTTCATACAGCCCGACTACACCCTCGTAGCAGACAGAGAGGGCAGCGCTACACAAAGCCGGATCTGGATTCTGGACACACACTGCACTGACTTCCATGCACCGAGGCATGTTCGAGGCGATGAGATCGCAGCGCGTCTGGTTGAACACGGGCTTTTCCACACCTGGATTCGTGGTGCAGAGCGTTTCCCAGTACCCGAAGAATGTATCCCTCGGGGACATGAAGCCATTGCCCACCAAACACGACTTGAGCCGCACCTGTGGCTGGCTGGGCTACAGCTCGTTCTGCTGTATGATCTGAGCGCCAAGGTACGGAATATAGTGACCCTGGAATGTCAGTATGGTTTGTACGGGGAAATGAAAGCATCTTCCATACCGCAAATGACTCCCCAGAAACATGGACCGGAAGATCCTGCAGGTGAGGAAACACTTCAGAGACAAACAGCTGCAGAAAGCGATGCATGTCAACCGCTGCCTCTTTTGAGTCACGAGGCAGCTCATGTCCTCCATCAACGTATGAGAAGCCCACATCGACAGGCTGATCAACGAAAAGGAGCGATAAGTAGCGGGACCACCCCCAGGGGTTGTGGTAGGTCCCGTTGCCGTATTCATCCACGAGACAGGGGCCAATCTCTTGGAACAGGCCAACCATACTCGAGACTCCGGGGCCTCCGCTCATCCACAAAGTTAATGGGTCATGGGAGGGATCATTCTGGCTCTCGAAGTACCAGAAGAACAGATGCTTGTGACCCACAGCTAGCCAGCCGGTGTACTGAGGCGAGCCAGCTGCACATATGGACTCGTTTTGCTGCTTAATTCGAATTGAGTGATCTGGGGAATGGTGGCTCTGAACAATGCGAAATTCGCTATCTTGGTCCGTTACAGGCCGCAACACCTCCTGGGTGGCATATGCCACGGTGTAAAGAGCGAAATGGAGGAGGTACGAAACGATCATGAGAAAAGTTGAAGCCAGTAGAATAGAGAAGGATCAGAGAGGATGGTAGAAAATAATCCATGCTGTGTTTAAATAACTAGGCACTATTGAAAGTGAGTAAGCAGGAAACCCCTGTTCCTGTACACACACCGGATTGGCTTAAGGATAGATCGGAATATTGTAGGTCGGAGTTCGGAGTTGGGGCTTGAGAAGGGTTGGCCTTGAAAACAGTCCATAGAAAACTGTTTAACTAAGATGTTCTCGCCAGCTCTTGCCAAGGTATCCTCACGGGTGTGGGAAGTACAGCTACAAGGGGTTACCGGAAGTAGGTAGACCTGATGTGGAAGATCTGAACGTGGAACCCCCCGATTTATACAGCCTCTATAGTATGGATGAACAACTATTTGACAACTCTGACCATGTGGTACAAAGTAAACCGGTAGTATAGTCGTGAGCATGGTGCTTTTTTACTCGAAATTCTAAATAGCAGTAAAACGTGACACTAAGCATGAAGAGGTATGGTACTATATCAAAGTCAGGGTTCAAATCGCTGACCTGTCGCATCCACACCGGACATCCCCTTCATCATACTATCGAAGAAGGCCAAGTCAACTCCCTGGAAAGTCCAGTCCAGTCATCAATACCAGCCGTAATGGCAGGAAGTCTGGCATGCGATTGCAGAGTGATGTCATCTTGGCTAGGACAGGAGTTTTGCAGAGTGGACTGTTCATGGAACTGCACATTCAGCCAGTCTGATGCTGGTGGGGCTCCCTGAAAGGGTGAGCCTTGGACCGTGTTGAGCAGATGATTAAGCGGCTGTTGTTCCTCCGTGAACGACGACTGAGGGAGAGACATGAACGCATCGTTGGATACGGCGAGTGTCGGCCCTGTCTGTGAAAGTTCGACCGGCGTTATCTGGCGTGGTTTGCACACCTCGCATGAGATAGGATCCTGGCGGGCAATCTTGACTACGCCGAGGTACGGGATATACAAGTGAAGCTCGTCATTGTTCTTCCCAGTACCGTCTTGtccctcgtcgtcatctCCTTTTATGCTTCTGGTGGTGTAGCTACGTCCGTCGGCGGCGTCTGCCTCGATGTTGAGCAGGAGTCCGATCAGTTTGGCACTCTTCTCGGTTATTACGTCCTTGTTCAAGTCACTGATAACATTCATCCGCTCTAAGGCTTGCTCTAGTACGGCGCGGTCGCTCAAGCATTGTGATCAAGGACGTTGGTCGCTttttgatgacgatgagcgTTGAGAGGAGCAAGCAGGAGGGCCATTGCGGCCAGGAGTGCAAAAAAGCCTACGGGCCGCGAGCAGGACGACTTGGGATTGAATGTCTGGTGAGCAATAACCGCGTCATTATTTCCCGGCTCGCATTGACAGGTGATCTTGGAGTACTCATGGGCGAGATCGCTGCTGATTCCATGCATCATATtcgggagatggagatgaatcAACAAGCCATAGTTGTAGGCCTGCGCTGACAGCCTTCTAATGGCGGACTCATGGTATAGCTGCAGGTTGCCGCCGGCTttgttctcttcttcagtgcATGGGGCATGATCAACACACTTGCCGTCTTCCAAACCTACTCTGAGAGCGGCGAGCTCTTCAAAGCCTCCTCTTGCAGATCTCTTGGATAGGCTCCATCCAATGCTTCCTCCGTCAGCTGACTGGGCTGGTTGCCGGCCCCATCTACGACCGGGTCACCACCGCCTCCTGCTCGTCACTGTATATATATTTGTAACCTGAACTCAACAAGCACCGTGGTTGGCAAATAGTTATTGACCACCACTTATTCAAAGCTTCAGACGTACTAGATATCCGCTAGACTGTTGATAATGACCATATATGTCATAGGTAATAATAATTTCTAAACACGTCAGATAGTTATGTACTTGGTTTACAAGGACAGTGATTGGACGAACTCGGTATCTCAGGAAGCTTGAATTATGGAGAGGTAACATCACTGTCTTAGCTACAGACTACAGTTTACTACCACACCGTTACGCTAATACTTTGACTGAGAGAATGATTCTCATTTCGATCAAGAATAATGGAAAATAAGACGATTGTCGCGTTCGACCTGTACGGTACACTCCTTTCGACAGATTCAATTGTGAAGCACCTCGGGCAGCATTTCTCTAGCACGACGGCACAATCCATCTCTAAATCATGGAGACGATATCAACTGGAATATACCTGGAGACTCAACAGCATGGGTATGGTCGGTAATGGCGTGCCCTGAAACTCAAGACTTATTTGGAATCAGGGCGATACGACTCATTCTCAAACATCACTCGAAACTCCTTGCGCCATGCCCTGGCAGAGCACGGTGAAAAGCCAGAGAAAGATGTCATTGACGAGATTCTAAGGGCTTACGACAGCCTATCCACCTTTCCAGACGTTCCGTCCGCTTTGGGCCAGCTGGCCCATCGTCCTGAGATCACTGCTGTCGTCTTTTCGAATGGGACGCAAGACACGGTTACCAACTCTGTACACCACTCCCCCGACTTGTCGCCTCATAGGGCTGTGttcaaggaaatcatcacAGTTGATGAGGTGAGGCAGTTCAAGCCTGCTCCAGCAGTGTATGCCCATCTTGCCCAGACGATAGGAAAATTGCCCTCCTCACAGATGGCGGACCTATGGCTGGTCAGTGGAAACCCATTCGACGTGATCGGCGCTAGGAGTTGTGGTATGCACGCCATCTGGGTAGATCGAGGTTGTCGGGGCTGGATAGATGCTGCTTTACCTGATCTACAGCCAACGGCCGTGGTTCACGATTTGAATGACATCCTCACTGTCATCCAGTGATGAGAAGTCTTGGAGTTGATCACCACGGTCACTAGCTCTGTATATCTGTTATTGATTCGTCAATAATCCGCTCATACTGTCATTAGTCAGGCTAGACGACACGATCTTATCCGGTATACAATAATTCATCGTACATCGTTAGGAAATCTCGCGCGAGACATACGACAAACCCGGCATGTGGCAGTAATATGCCATACCGGCCCCATACCGAAGGCCACTCGTATCTTCTGCCGTACAATGGATCACAATAAAAGCAACCAATGTGTTGATAGCTCAGACCAATTCTGGAAGTTTCATATTGAAGTTCCCAGTTGCTGGCCAGGTATGCAAATTACATGGTCAGTGGGTTTTGTCTCACATGTCAGGCAAGGGATAGACGGAGGCAGGATGGATTGATTCTATGGGATGGGAGCAATAAAGTCAATTCGAGACAAGGGACGGAAAGATGGAAACATTAAGAATGGATGAATTCCAATTGCCCCTGCGACCACAAGGAGCATTAGTTGCACGGGTTTCGATTGATCGCCTAAGGTAGCAAAACACAGAACCTGTCGACGTCAGCCAGTATGCCTCTGGAGAAGAATAGAGGACAGTCAACTCTTTGGGCCCGACAgcctggattgagagggCCCACTGGTCTGGCAACAAGATCGAGAAATGCTTGGTTGTGTTGAAGACATAGATCCGACCTCACATTCCCTAGGACCTCTGTCATGCCACTCTCCACTGAAAGAATGCTTGTGGTGGTGCATCGTACTATTGGAAGAAATATGCCTATTGGAGCTGTCTCACGTAATGATTTCGAGTATTTACAATGCACTTTACAGACTATCGCAAAATAATGTAGTTGTGGCGGGATCATACACAGCAGAAATGATGTCTCAACTGCTCGGGCGCAGAACATTTGGCCGGAAGCGTTTTTCAGAAACAATATCAGGAATGCCCGTTTACATTGTTCACATAATCTCGCTCAACAGTCCGCCCTTGCGAGTGGCTGTGAGCTGACGACGAACGTGGTCTGGGGAATGCCGGCCAGAAGGCAAAACCTCAGCTCCAAACCAGAATGGCACACGTGCGCTCGGGCTCTAGGCAATGGGGATGCTGGTGGGGCAAATCTCTCATGGCTCGGATATTCCCGATCACTGATTTGTGTCGATCGATGACGATCTAGACAATGGCATTTTCAGTCGATTACATCGTTGACGCGGCCGGAGCAATGAGATGGCGATCCACGGACGGGCTACCCGAGGATTGACGGAGCCACCGCACTCTAAATGGCAGCACATGAGTGACACTGCCACAGGAGGACATGGAGATGTCAGAGCTCACC carries:
- a CDS encoding haloacid dehalogenase, type II: MENKTIVAFDLYGTLLSTDSIVKHLGQHFSSTTAQSISKSWRRYQLEYTWRLNSMGRYDSFSNITRNSLRHALAEHGEKPEKDVIDEILRAYDSLSTFPDVPSALGQLAHRPEITAVVFSNGTQDTVTNSVHHSPDLSPHRAVFKEIITVDEVRQFKPAPAVYAHLAQTIGKLPSSQMADLWLVSGNPFDVIGARSCGMHAIWVDRGCRGWIDAALPDLQPTAVVHDLNDILTVIQ
- the cp8 gene encoding putative carboxypeptidase Y; amino-acid sequence: MIVSYLLHFALYTVAYATQEVLRPVTDQDSEFRIVQSHHSPDHSIRIKQQNESICAAGSPQYTGWLAVGHKHLFFWYFESQNDPSHDPLTLWMSGGPGVSSMVGLFQEIGPCLVDEYGNGTYHNPWGWSRYLSLLFVDQPVDVGFSYVDGGHELPRDSKEAAVDMHRFLQLFVSEVFPHLQDLPVHVSGESFAPQVRLKSCLVGNGFMSPRDTFFGYWETLCTTNPGVEKPVFNQTRCDLIASNMPRCMEVSAVCVQNPDPALCSAALSVCYEGVVGLYEDESGKGGRNRFDITAPCEIDDMCYIQAVHVEQYLNTPAVWNALSPPKQISEYKMVSEAVIDAFAKSSDGMTSTSDLVAFLLANQVHFLAYQGNLDLACNTAGNLRWAHSLVWKGQAEFASKPLRPWRSPVAATGRNETVGTMKEVRVRVGNADTESRFALVTVDGAGHLLPQDRPDVALDMMVRWITGAPFA